A stretch of alpha proteobacterium HIMB59 DNA encodes these proteins:
- a CDS encoding histidine--tRNA ligase (PFAM: Anticodon binding domain; tRNA synthetase class II core domain (G, H, P, S and T)~TIGRFAM: histidyl-tRNA synthetase): MKKNIQLVKGTHDIYGDEIKKFNFIIEKFYSVTEKFNFHQVQTPIIEHQDLFTRSVGEHTDIVSKEMYSFTDKGDSTICLRPEATSSIARLVASEYQSGSMRISTHGPMFRRERPQKGRYRQFHQINLENMGEKSPYLDFEIILIASNLLNELGIDKKHFKLILNSLGSQEDQKNYSKILIDYLTQYKSKLSETSLSRLEKNPLRILDSKDEQDKEILQNAPFISENLSQESTHYFNQLKELLKNNGIDFTIDHKLVRGLDYYTDTAFEFQTNEDKRQNAILAGGRYDKLISLISTRDIPGIGWAAGVERLMSLVQIENQKEDKFKVLFAVQNEQFLLNSKILNQIYNLDCIHEVKINKNIKKIFTYADKNNFDFILLIGEEEESKNKIILKNLNTKEQKIFNQSEIKLLNEIR, encoded by the coding sequence ATGAAGAAAAATATTCAGTTAGTTAAAGGCACACATGATATTTATGGTGACGAAATAAAAAAATTTAATTTCATTATAGAAAAATTTTACTCTGTTACTGAAAAATTTAATTTTCATCAAGTTCAAACTCCTATTATTGAACACCAAGACTTATTTACTCGCTCTGTTGGTGAGCACACAGATATCGTCTCTAAAGAAATGTATTCTTTTACAGACAAGGGAGATAGCACTATATGCCTCAGACCTGAAGCAACATCTAGCATTGCAAGATTGGTTGCAAGTGAGTACCAATCAGGTTCAATGAGGATTTCTACCCACGGTCCAATGTTCAGAAGGGAAAGACCTCAAAAAGGTCGATATCGCCAATTTCATCAGATCAATTTAGAAAATATGGGAGAAAAATCTCCGTATCTTGATTTTGAAATTATTCTTATAGCAAGTAATTTATTAAATGAACTAGGAATTGATAAAAAACATTTCAAGCTTATTTTAAACTCTCTAGGTTCTCAGGAAGATCAGAAAAACTACTCAAAAATTTTAATTGATTATTTAACTCAATATAAATCTAAGTTATCAGAAACATCACTTTCTCGATTGGAAAAAAACCCATTAAGGATTTTGGATAGTAAAGATGAACAAGACAAAGAAATACTTCAAAATGCACCATTTATCAGTGAAAATTTATCTCAAGAAAGCACCCATTATTTTAATCAATTAAAAGAACTTTTAAAAAATAATGGTATTGATTTCACTATAGACCATAAATTGGTTAGAGGATTAGACTACTACACCGATACAGCTTTTGAATTTCAGACAAACGAAGATAAAAGGCAAAATGCAATTCTTGCAGGCGGAAGATATGATAAATTGATCAGCCTAATTTCAACAAGAGACATTCCAGGAATTGGTTGGGCCGCAGGTGTGGAAAGATTAATGAGTCTAGTTCAGATTGAAAATCAAAAAGAAGATAAATTCAAAGTTCTCTTTGCTGTTCAAAATGAACAATTTTTGCTTAATTCAAAAATTCTAAATCAAATTTATAATTTAGACTGCATTCATGAAGTTAAAATCAATAAAAATATAAAAAAAATATTTACTTATGCTGATAAAAATAATTTTGATTTTATTTTGCTAATTGGTGAAGAAGAAGAGTCAAAAAATAAAATTATTTTAAAAAATTTAAATACAAAAGAGCAAAAAATATTTAATCAATCTGAAATTAAACTACTCAATGAAATTAGATAA
- a CDS encoding bacterial peptide chain release factor 1 (bRF-1) (PFAM: PCRF domain; RF-1 domain~TIGRFAM: peptide chain release factor 1), whose protein sequence is MKLDKQISDLKSKYDHLNNQLMNSENLDNKQIIQINKDLSKLEPIISLSDDIKKLENEIEGYKEILENENDEELRSLAKQELPIYEKDLEQKNRELLIALLPKDEADDKNVILEIRAGTGGDEAALFAGDLFRMYERYSAMKNWNFQPMEKNETGLKGVKEAIIEIKGDGVFKFLKNESGVHRVQRIPETESGGRIHTSAATVAVLPEAEEVDVDIKESDLRIDVYRSGGAGGQSVNTTDSAVRITHLPTGIVVTQQDERSQHKNKAKALKILRSRIYDVERQKKQQEESSNRKSQVGSGDRSERIRTYNFPQGRVSDHRINLTLYKLDQFLTGEALEEMISALSASEQAEKLSQLDAQ, encoded by the coding sequence ATGAAATTAGATAAACAAATATCTGACCTAAAAAGCAAATACGATCATTTGAATAATCAATTAATGAATTCAGAAAATTTAGATAACAAACAAATTATTCAAATAAATAAGGATTTATCAAAGCTAGAGCCTATAATCTCTTTATCAGACGATATAAAAAAATTAGAGAATGAAATTGAAGGGTATAAGGAAATTTTAGAAAATGAAAATGATGAAGAATTACGATCATTGGCAAAGCAAGAATTGCCTATTTATGAAAAAGATCTTGAACAAAAAAATAGAGAGTTATTAATTGCTTTACTCCCAAAAGATGAGGCTGATGACAAAAATGTTATATTAGAAATACGTGCTGGAACCGGCGGAGATGAAGCCGCCTTATTTGCAGGAGATCTATTTAGAATGTATGAAAGATATTCCGCTATGAAAAACTGGAATTTTCAGCCGATGGAAAAAAATGAGACAGGATTAAAGGGAGTTAAAGAGGCAATTATCGAAATCAAAGGAGATGGTGTTTTTAAATTTTTAAAAAATGAATCAGGTGTTCATCGAGTTCAAAGAATTCCAGAAACAGAGTCTGGAGGAAGAATTCATACTTCTGCTGCCACAGTAGCTGTTCTTCCTGAGGCTGAAGAGGTAGATGTTGATATTAAAGAGTCTGACTTAAGAATAGATGTATATAGATCAGGCGGAGCTGGTGGCCAGTCCGTCAATACTACTGACAGTGCTGTAAGGATAACTCATTTACCAACTGGCATAGTTGTGACTCAACAAGATGAACGTTCGCAACACAAAAATAAAGCAAAAGCTCTTAAAATTTTGCGTTCTAGAATCTATGATGTTGAAAGACAAAAAAAACAGCAAGAAGAATCTTCTAATAGAAAAAGTCAAGTAGGATCGGGCGATCGTTCAGAAAGAATAAGAACTTATAATTTTCCTCAGGGAAGAGTTTCTGATCATCGAATTAATCTTACTCTTTATAAGTTAGATCAATTTTTAACCGGTGAAGCTTTAGAAGAAATGATATCTGCGCTATCAGCAAGTGAACAAGCTGAAAAACTAAGTCAGCTTGATGCTCAATAA
- a CDS encoding methylase of HemK family (PFAM: Methyltransferase small domain~TIGRFAM: HemK family putative methylases), producing the protein MLNKKIQNKTELRDEINFILKKHSLLNAHLESQLIISHSAKKSNYLNVKFDEINIQEIEKIIEERLKGKPLSKIIKQKGFWKDLFYTDENTLDPRSDSEVLIENIIKDFNSLKDDQFNFIDLCCGTGCLGISLLKEFKSSKCDFIDISSKALSNCKRNISALFVDNRSSLFESDLFESYPIPKIRNARFIICNPPYIPTKEYYLLDKETLHDPKISLDGGSKGLDFYIRIIDFLENFQYTGDVYFEIDPLIIEELDKFLLEKALKIVYKKQDYLKLDRLLKITFP; encoded by the coding sequence ATGCTCAATAAAAAAATACAAAATAAAACCGAACTAAGAGATGAAATTAATTTCATACTAAAAAAACACTCTTTGCTAAATGCCCATTTAGAGTCCCAGCTAATCATTTCCCACTCTGCAAAAAAATCAAATTATTTAAATGTTAAATTTGATGAAATAAATATTCAAGAAATAGAAAAAATTATAGAAGAAAGACTTAAAGGAAAACCTTTATCAAAAATTATTAAACAAAAAGGATTCTGGAAAGACCTATTCTACACTGATGAAAATACTCTAGACCCTCGCTCGGACTCCGAGGTTCTGATAGAGAATATTATAAAAGACTTTAATTCTCTAAAAGATGATCAATTTAATTTTATTGACTTATGTTGTGGGACAGGCTGTTTAGGAATTTCTTTATTAAAGGAATTTAAATCTTCAAAATGTGATTTTATTGATATTTCAAGTAAAGCATTATCAAATTGTAAAAGAAATATTTCTGCTTTATTTGTTGATAATAGATCTAGTTTATTTGAGTCTGATTTATTTGAGAGTTATCCCATTCCAAAAATTAGAAATGCAAGATTTATTATTTGTAATCCTCCCTATATTCCGACAAAGGAGTATTATTTATTAGATAAAGAAACCCTACATGACCCAAAGATTTCTTTAGATGGAGGATCAAAAGGTCTTGATTTTTACATCAGAATTATCGATTTTTTAGAAAATTTCCAATATACAGGCGATGTCTATTTTGAAATAGATCCACTAATCATAGAAGAACTAGATAAATTTTTATTAGAAAAAGCTCTCAAAATAGTCTATAAAAAACAAGATTATCTTAAATTAGATAGATTATTAAAGATAACATTCCCATAA